From the genome of Streptomyces xanthophaeus:
GCGCAGTCGCGGCTGCCGTACTGCGCGAGGTGGATGAGTTCCAGGGCGTCCTCGGGGCGGCCCAGGTGGATCATCTGGCGGCTCATGCTGGAGAGGATGTACGAGCCGAGCGGCTTGTCCCCGCCTTCCTTGGCGGCGTGCAGCGCGAGCACGAAGTACTTCTGCGCGGTGGGGTGCAGGCCGATGTCGTAGCTCATCCAGCCGGCCAGTTCGGCCAGTTCGGCGGCGACCTTGAAGAGCCGCTTCATGACCGGCGCCGGGTGGTTCTCCTGGAGCAGGTCGGTGACCTCGTGGAGCTGGCCCACGACGGCCTTGCGGCGCAGCCCGCCGCCGCACTGGGCGTCCCACTGGCGGAACATGACGGTGGTGGCGTCGAGGAGGTCGAGTTCCGGTTCGGAGAGCCGGGGCGGGCGGTGACCGCCGAGGGCTCCCGTCGGCCCCGCCCCGCGCGGTCCCGGGTCGGCGACCGGTACCGGGACGAGCCAGCGCTGCATGGGCTCGATGAGGGCGGGGCCGGCGGAGAGGGCGAGCGAGGTCCCGAGGAAGCCGCGGCGGGCCAGCATCAGGTCGCTGCGGGAGAACTCGCCGAGCAGCTCGACGGTCTGCGGGCCGGCCCAGGGCAGGTCGACCCCGGAGACGGAGGGGGTCTGGTGGGCGGTGCGCAGGCCGAGCTGCTCGATGGCGACGACGGAGCCGAAGCGCTCGGAGAACAGCTCGGACAGGATGCGCGGGACGGGTTCACGGGGCTGTTCACCGTCGAGCCAGCGGCGCACCCGGGAGGTGTCCGTGCTGATGTGGTGGGCGCCCATCTGGCGCGCCCGGCGGTTGACCTGCCGGGCGAGTTCACCCTTGGACCAGCCGCTGCGGACGAACCACGAGGTCAGCTGGTCATTGCGCGCAGCAGCATCGTCCATCGTTCCGCTTGCGCCATTGCCGCTCACTGGAACGCCCCCATCCGCTCAGCATCTTCCACACGAAACCCTGGCCGGGGCGCAGCGCGCCACCACGGACCTTCACAGGTCCTTCACGTATTGCCTCCGGCATACCCACGGATGGGCCCGCCTTCGGTTTCGTGTACCGAAAGTAATCCTACGATCACCCCTGCGGCGAGGTCGATTCCAGAAACGCCACCATTCGCCACCCCTTCGAATGAACAAGCCACCCGCCAGGCGCGATTCACTTGACACCGAGGTGAAAGCGGGTCGGTTGGACTGGAGTGCGCTCGGGGCGCGCGCGGCGGGGAGTGCGCCGGGTGGCACCGGAGGACACCCCGCGGCGGGGCCGCCGGCAGAGGCCCCGCCGAGGTCGTCGCACCGGCTTCGTAACCACCGGCACGTCCGACCCGTTGGAGGGGGCATGGGCATGGGCTTCACGATCGGCGGCAGCCGCAGCACCAAGGAGTTCCGCTCCGGCACCCGGCGCCGCGGTGGCCGGACCTCGGAGTGCACGGCGGTGGCGGAGTACACCGGCCTGTGGGGCTGGGACGTGGTCCCCGGCGCCCGCGCCGCGGCGCCCGCCCGCGACTGCTCCTGCGGGGACGTGAAGTGCCGCGAACCCGGGGCGCATCCGCTGGCCTTCGCCCCCACGGTCCCGGCCGGGGCCACGCTCGACGAGGTCACCGAAGCCTGGGGCGGGTACCCGGGCGCCGCCGTACTGCTCCCCGTGGGCCGCGCCTTCGACGTCATCGAGGTCTCCGAGGAGGCCGGGCGGCGCGCGCTGGTACGGCTGGAGCGGATGGGCCTGCCGCTCGGCCCGGTCATCGTCACCGCCGACGGCCGGGCGCAGTTCTTCGTGGCCCCGGGGGCGGCGGCCGAACTGCCGCAGCTGCTGTACCGGATGGGCTGGGACGACGCCGACCTCGACCTGCGGGCCCTGGGTCACGGGGCCTTCGTGACGGCCCCGCCCTCCGACCGCGCCGGGCTCGGCCAGGTCGGCTGGCTGCGGCCGCCCGCGCTGGACTGCGCCGGCGGCCCGCCGCAGGCCAGGCTGCTGCTGGGGACCCTCGCGTACATCTGCCACCGCCTGCGCCGCTAGGGACGCCCCCGGCCCGTTCCGGCACGCACATGACGGTGCCCCCGCGTTCCGGCGGAACGCGGGGGCACAGGTGTCCGTGCGGGACCGTGGTCAGTCGCCGATCAGGGCGTCCACGAACGCCTCCGGCTCGAAGGGCGCCAGGTCGTCCGGCCCCTCACCGAGGCCGATGAGCTTGACCGGTACGCCCAGCTCGCGCTGGACGGCGACG
Proteins encoded in this window:
- the nsdA gene encoding transcriptional repressor NsdA — translated: MDDAAARNDQLTSWFVRSGWSKGELARQVNRRARQMGAHHISTDTSRVRRWLDGEQPREPVPRILSELFSERFGSVVAIEQLGLRTAHQTPSVSGVDLPWAGPQTVELLGEFSRSDLMLARRGFLGTSLALSAGPALIEPMQRWLVPVPVADPGPRGAGPTGALGGHRPPRLSEPELDLLDATTVMFRQWDAQCGGGLRRKAVVGQLHEVTDLLQENHPAPVMKRLFKVAAELAELAGWMSYDIGLHPTAQKYFVLALHAAKEGGDKPLGSYILSSMSRQMIHLGRPEDALELIHLAQYGSRDCAGPRTQAMLYAMEARAYANMGQPSRCKRAVRMAEDTFSDVGFAGEPEPDWIRFFSEAELNGENSHSYRDLAYVAGRSPMYASLAEPVMERAVELFEKDEEHQRSYALNLIGMATVHLLQREPEQAAALVDRALDVAGKVRSERVNTRLRKTVDTAAREYGDVAEVVRLTDHLASRLPEAAEAV
- a CDS encoding bifunctional DNA primase/polymerase, translated to MGFTIGGSRSTKEFRSGTRRRGGRTSECTAVAEYTGLWGWDVVPGARAAAPARDCSCGDVKCREPGAHPLAFAPTVPAGATLDEVTEAWGGYPGAAVLLPVGRAFDVIEVSEEAGRRALVRLERMGLPLGPVIVTADGRAQFFVAPGAAAELPQLLYRMGWDDADLDLRALGHGAFVTAPPSDRAGLGQVGWLRPPALDCAGGPPQARLLLGTLAYICHRLRR